The following DNA comes from Glaciihabitans arcticus.
CGTAGCGCTCGGCCTGGAGCCGGGTTGGGCCAACCTGATCAGCTCCACCGTCGCCATCGTGGTGATGTATTTCGTGAACACCCGCTACACGTTCCGGGTGAAGCCGACCCTGCTCAGCTTCGTGGTCTTCGTCGCGTGGTACGCGGCATCCGTCGCCGGATTCTCGGTGCTCGTGCAGCTCATCCACGACACCTGGCACCTTGCACCGATCTGGTCGAAGGTGGCGATCCTGCCGCTGTCGTTCGTCACCAACTTCGTGGCGACGCGGTTCATTCTGCTGCGGGGCGTGGTGCGTCCGGCGCCGCGTCAGCGATAAGGCGCTTGCCCATCACCACCGTCGACTCGGTCGCATAACCGAGACCCTCGTACATGCCGATCACGGCGGCGTTGTCGGCCCGCACCATGAGCATGATCTTGGGGCAGCCCCGCTCGATGAGCAGGCGCTCGGCCTCCGCCATGAGCTGTCGCGCGAAGCCGCGACCGCGGTGCTGCTCGGCGACCGCG
Coding sequences within:
- a CDS encoding GtrA family protein, producing MTTGERMTRLAHHLTRFLIGTLLGLVVDFGIYSLGVALGLEPGWANLISSTVAIVVMYFVNTRYTFRVKPTLLSFVVFVAWYAASVAGFSVLVQLIHDTWHLAPIWSKVAILPLSFVTNFVATRFILLRGVVRPAPRQR
- a CDS encoding GNAT family acetyltransferase; translation: MTLRPFHPADESAVIDLWVAAGLVRPWNDPRLDVARKLSTQPELFLVIEDEDVIVATAMVGYDGHRGWVYYLAVAEQHRGRGFARQLMAEAERLLIERGCPKIMLMVRADNAAVIGMYEGLGYATESTVVMGKRLIADAAPDAPRPAAE